From Scytonema millei VB511283, the proteins below share one genomic window:
- a CDS encoding Uma2 family endonuclease: MVLLNDLTQRLQADDPEEKRIVTGVSWQQYEALIADLGDNSGYRVAYLDGVLEIVSPSRRHERGKTRIGGLLELFFLETDTEYFPTGSTTFRKEDNQAGGEPDESYCIGTEKDFPDLAIEVVVTRGGINRLELYQRLGVREVWFWENESFSPYYLWEETPSQSMQTFGYGKIERSEILPNLDINLLAECLSNSNPLAAAKEFRQRLRSQLDRA, from the coding sequence ATGGTGTTACTCAACGATTTAACTCAACGCTTGCAAGCTGACGATCCTGAAGAGAAGCGGATTGTTACAGGTGTGAGTTGGCAGCAATACGAAGCCTTGATAGCTGATTTGGGAGATAATTCTGGCTATCGGGTTGCTTATTTAGATGGAGTATTGGAAATTGTGTCGCCAAGTCGTCGCCATGAAAGGGGAAAAACTCGCATTGGTGGATTATTAGAACTATTCTTTTTAGAAACAGATACAGAGTACTTTCCTACAGGTTCTACAACTTTCCGCAAGGAAGATAATCAAGCAGGAGGGGAACCAGACGAAAGCTATTGTATTGGTACTGAAAAAGATTTTCCAGATTTAGCTATTGAAGTAGTAGTAACCCGTGGTGGAATTAATCGATTAGAACTTTATCAGCGATTGGGCGTGCGAGAAGTTTGGTTTTGGGAAAATGAGAGTTTTTCTCCTTACTATTTATGGGAAGAAACGCCTTCTCAGTCGATGCAGACTTTTGGATATGGAAAAATAGAGCGAAGTGAAATACTACCAAATTTAGATATTAATCTACTGGCTGAATGCTTGAGTAATTCCAATCCCTTAGCAGCTGCAAAAGAATTTCGTCAACGTTTGCGATCGCAGCTCGATCGCGCTTAA
- the xdhB gene encoding xanthine dehydrogenase molybdopterin binding subunit, whose translation MNTVGEKRSHESAVGHVSGKAIYTDDQRLPAGMLSLYPVLSPHAKARITKIDPAGAYEIDGVVTVITAADVPGVNDTGTIVYDEILLPDEEISYYGQAVVWVAGETDEAARLGAEKVVVEYEPLEPILTIKDAIAADSFHLKPKAIKRGDPTAALQQVDCYLEGEMAMNGQDHFYLETHASWVIPDGEGNYQVYASTQHPTETQIVVSRVLGITKNQVVVTCIRMGGGFGGKESQANPFAGVAAIAACKTGRPVRVKLKRHHDMILTGKRHGFLGQYKVGFTNEGKIVALDVDLYADGGWSLDLSSPVLLRAMLHVDNAYYIPHLAVKGQIAKTNKVSNTAFRGFGGPQGMVVIEDIVDRVARHLGLPPEVVRERNFYHGEGETNTTHYDQEIFDNRITKVWQQVKDSSNFTARREAIAQYNQASTYKKRGLAITPVKFGISFNKTQYNQAGALVLIYTDGSIQLNHGGTEMGQGLHTKMLQVAAQTLGVKIERLRIMPTSTEKVPNTSATAASSGADLNGQAVKDACETLKSRLAVVAAGLLKLDTPEEMVFADDWIYCRTYPSARVHFEEVTKQAYGDRISLSATGYYRTPNIYWDDATGKGRPFYYFAYGAAVSEVEVDGFTGNFKLRQVDIVHDVGESLNPLVDRGQIEGGFVQGMGWLTMEELVWDEKGRIRTYAPSTYKIPTIGEIPENFNLHLLERAAQDGVIYGSKAVGEPPLMLALSVREAIRAAVAAFGETDYVPLASPATPEAILWAIEYVRDRATEAVEAVGEPQPVSG comes from the coding sequence ATGAACACAGTAGGGGAAAAAAGAAGCCACGAAAGCGCAGTTGGACACGTCAGCGGCAAAGCAATTTATACTGATGACCAACGCTTACCAGCAGGGATGCTTTCCCTCTACCCCGTACTCTCTCCCCACGCGAAGGCGCGAATTACCAAAATCGATCCTGCTGGCGCATATGAAATTGATGGAGTTGTTACTGTTATCACCGCCGCCGACGTACCAGGAGTCAACGATACTGGAACGATTGTCTACGATGAAATCCTACTTCCCGACGAGGAAATTAGTTACTACGGACAAGCAGTAGTTTGGGTAGCAGGAGAAACCGATGAAGCTGCAAGACTGGGTGCAGAAAAAGTTGTCGTTGAATACGAACCACTAGAACCAATCTTGACGATAAAAGACGCGATCGCAGCAGATAGCTTTCATCTTAAACCGAAAGCGATTAAACGAGGCGATCCGACTGCGGCTTTACAACAGGTAGACTGCTATCTTGAAGGCGAAATGGCAATGAACGGACAAGATCATTTCTACCTCGAAACCCATGCGAGTTGGGTAATACCAGATGGGGAAGGTAATTATCAAGTTTATGCTTCTACCCAGCATCCCACAGAAACTCAAATTGTCGTTTCCCGCGTGTTAGGGATTACTAAAAATCAAGTTGTCGTCACTTGTATCAGAATGGGTGGCGGATTTGGTGGGAAAGAATCGCAGGCAAATCCATTCGCAGGTGTAGCCGCGATCGCAGCGTGTAAAACAGGTCGTCCGGTGCGGGTAAAATTAAAACGTCACCACGATATGATTTTGACGGGTAAGCGTCACGGCTTTTTAGGACAATATAAAGTTGGTTTTACCAATGAGGGAAAAATCGTTGCTTTAGATGTAGATTTATACGCCGATGGTGGCTGGAGTTTGGATTTATCTTCTCCCGTACTTTTGCGGGCAATGTTACACGTAGATAATGCTTATTACATTCCCCATTTAGCAGTAAAAGGACAAATTGCCAAAACTAATAAAGTTTCTAATACAGCATTTCGAGGCTTTGGCGGTCCCCAAGGCATGGTAGTCATTGAAGATATTGTGGATCGAGTAGCGCGGCATTTAGGTTTACCCCCAGAAGTGGTGAGAGAACGCAATTTCTACCACGGGGAAGGAGAAACGAATACTACTCATTACGACCAAGAAATTTTTGATAACCGGATTACAAAAGTTTGGCAGCAAGTAAAAGATAGCTCTAATTTTACTGCCCGTAGAGAGGCGATCGCGCAGTACAACCAAGCTAGTACTTATAAAAAACGCGGTTTGGCAATTACTCCCGTAAAATTCGGGATTTCCTTCAATAAAACCCAATACAACCAAGCAGGCGCGTTAGTTTTAATCTACACCGACGGCAGCATTCAATTAAACCACGGTGGCACGGAAATGGGGCAGGGGTTGCATACTAAAATGTTGCAAGTCGCCGCCCAAACGCTAGGGGTAAAGATCGAACGCTTGCGGATCATGCCTACGAGTACGGAAAAAGTACCGAATACTTCTGCCACGGCTGCTTCTAGCGGTGCAGACTTAAACGGACAAGCAGTGAAAGATGCTTGCGAAACGCTGAAATCTCGCTTGGCTGTGGTGGCGGCTGGGTTGCTGAAATTGGATACACCGGAAGAAATGGTATTTGCCGACGATTGGATTTACTGTCGGACTTACCCTTCAGCAAGAGTCCATTTTGAAGAAGTGACGAAACAAGCGTATGGCGATCGCATTAGCCTCTCAGCTACAGGATATTATCGCACTCCTAATATTTATTGGGATGATGCGACGGGTAAAGGCAGACCGTTTTACTATTTTGCTTACGGCGCTGCTGTAAGTGAAGTTGAGGTGGATGGCTTTACAGGTAACTTTAAGTTACGACAAGTTGACATCGTGCATGATGTGGGAGAATCTTTGAATCCCTTAGTCGATCGCGGGCAGATTGAAGGCGGTTTCGTACAGGGAATGGGTTGGTTGACGATGGAAGAGTTGGTGTGGGATGAGAAAGGACGCATCCGCACTTATGCCCCCAGTACTTATAAAATTCCGACAATTGGTGAAATACCAGAAAATTTCAATTTACATTTATTAGAACGGGCGGCTCAAGATGGGGTAATTTATGGTAGTAAAGCTGTAGGCGAACCCCCGTTGATGTTGGCGCTTTCGGTACGGGAAGCAATTCGCGCCGCAGTTGCAGCATTTGGCGAGACAGATTACGTTCCTTTGGCTTCTCCTGCGACTCCTGAAGCTATTTTATGGGCAATCGAATACGTGCGCGATCGCGCTACTGAAGCTGTGGAGGCAGTGGGGGAACCGCAGCCTGTTTCAGGTTAG
- the xdhA gene encoding xanthine dehydrogenase small subunit has protein sequence MQQLSSERLILTINGETVRLKDVSPTITLLEYLRQSGRIGTKEGCGDGDCGACTIAIVGEGADGKPHYQAVNSCLIPLGAVAGREIVTVEGVANGQLHPVQAAMVETGGSQCGYCTPGFIMSMFAAYYDRQVDDLAIEGNLCRCTGYLPIRRAAQQVMQMQPPRDCFSQKIAQATTEFSQISYTCADQKFYRPTQLQTVLELLQQHPDASLVAGATDLGLEMSHHSKDFLVLISLEAVAELKILTNTPELVEIGAAVPLSHIEDNLRGVFPAMDEMLYWFAARQIRNRATLGGNIGTASPIGDLPPVLLALDAQLRIAGSGGERTLPIADFFKGYRKTDLQPGEVIVSIQIPKTTTGVRRLSQSYKVGKRGTDDISIVAAAFTIDLGDRNQIQHARLAYGGVAATPARAIAVESMLLGKPWNAETVKQAKPELKQAFTPLTDLRGSAEYRKMLVANLFEKFFVEMGG, from the coding sequence GTGCAGCAATTATCATCAGAACGCTTAATTTTAACCATCAATGGCGAAACAGTTCGCCTGAAAGATGTCTCACCGACGATAACGCTGTTAGAGTACTTGCGGCAAAGCGGACGCATCGGCACGAAAGAAGGCTGTGGCGATGGCGACTGTGGAGCTTGTACTATTGCCATTGTAGGCGAAGGCGCGGATGGAAAACCCCACTATCAAGCAGTCAATAGCTGTCTTATCCCCTTGGGTGCGGTAGCGGGAAGAGAAATTGTTACTGTAGAAGGGGTTGCCAACGGACAGTTACATCCAGTCCAAGCCGCAATGGTAGAGACGGGTGGTTCTCAGTGTGGCTACTGTACCCCTGGCTTTATCATGAGCATGTTTGCTGCCTACTACGATCGCCAAGTTGACGATCTAGCGATAGAGGGGAACTTGTGCCGTTGTACGGGATATTTACCAATTCGCCGTGCTGCTCAACAAGTGATGCAGATGCAGCCGCCCAGAGATTGTTTCAGCCAGAAGATAGCACAAGCAACTACTGAATTTAGTCAAATTAGCTACACTTGCGCCGACCAAAAGTTTTATCGCCCGACGCAGTTACAGACAGTTTTAGAATTACTGCAACAGCACCCCGACGCTAGCTTAGTTGCAGGCGCAACAGATTTAGGACTGGAAATGAGCCACCATAGCAAAGACTTTCTGGTGCTGATTTCCTTAGAAGCAGTAGCAGAATTGAAAATACTGACAAATACACCAGAATTAGTAGAAATTGGGGCAGCAGTACCACTAAGCCATATTGAAGACAACCTACGCGGTGTCTTTCCGGCAATGGATGAGATGCTGTACTGGTTTGCGGCGCGTCAAATTAGAAACCGAGCCACATTAGGAGGTAATATCGGTACAGCTTCACCAATTGGCGACTTGCCTCCAGTATTACTAGCCTTAGATGCCCAATTACGTATAGCTGGGAGTGGAGGTGAAAGAACTCTTCCCATCGCAGATTTTTTCAAAGGATATAGAAAAACAGACTTGCAGCCTGGGGAAGTGATTGTCTCCATCCAAATTCCCAAAACTACAACAGGCGTGCGCCGTTTGAGTCAATCTTATAAAGTTGGGAAACGCGGTACGGATGATATTAGTATTGTCGCAGCTGCATTTACAATCGACTTGGGCGATCGCAACCAAATCCAACACGCCAGACTCGCATACGGCGGAGTTGCCGCAACACCAGCTAGGGCAATAGCAGTAGAATCAATGCTACTTGGCAAACCTTGGAATGCTGAGACAGTAAAACAAGCGAAACCAGAATTGAAACAAGCCTTTACACCACTTACCGATTTACGCGGTAGCGCCGAGTATCGCAAGATGCTAGTTGCAAATTTGTTTGAGAAATTTTTTGTGGAAATGGGTGGTTGA
- the psaI gene encoding photosystem I reaction center subunit VIII, which translates to MFSASFLPSILVPLTVLVFPSVAMALLFLYIEREDPSGI; encoded by the coding sequence ATGTTTTCAGCATCGTTTTTACCATCAATCCTAGTTCCGCTGACTGTTCTGGTCTTTCCTTCCGTAGCAATGGCTTTATTGTTTCTCTACATCGAGCGTGAAGATCCTTCAGGAATCTAG
- a CDS encoding photosystem II reaction center protein J, giving the protein MSGSGRIPLWVVATIAGLGVIVVVGTFFYGSYTHLGSSL; this is encoded by the coding sequence GTGTCTGGAAGTGGAAGAATACCCCTTTGGGTTGTAGCAACTATTGCTGGTTTGGGCGTGATTGTTGTTGTTGGAACATTCTTTTACGGTTCTTATACTCATTTAGGTTCCTCGTTGTAA
- a CDS encoding photosystem II reaction center protein L, which produces MPLERSKNPNNQPVELNRTSLYLGLLLIFVLGILFSSYFFN; this is translated from the coding sequence ATGCCATTAGAAAGATCGAAAAACCCTAATAACCAGCCCGTAGAGTTAAACCGGACTTCCCTATACTTGGGTTTGTTGCTAATATTCGTGCTGGGCATTTTGTTTTCTAGTTATTTCTTCAACTAA
- the psbF gene encoding cytochrome b559 subunit beta, translating to MNTNQINQPIQYPIFTVRWLAVHTLAVPTVFFLGAIASMQFIQR from the coding sequence ATGAACACCAATCAAATCAATCAACCAATTCAATATCCAATTTTTACCGTCCGCTGGCTAGCAGTTCACACCTTAGCTGTACCAACAGTGTTTTTCTTAGGTGCGATCGCTTCTATGCAGTTCATTCAGCGCTAG
- the psbE gene encoding cytochrome b559 subunit alpha: MSGTTGERPFSDIITSVRYWVIHSITIPALFIAGWLFVSTGLAYDVFGTPRPNEYYPQERQELPIVSDRFESRKQIEDFIGK; this comes from the coding sequence ATGTCAGGAACGACAGGTGAGCGTCCGTTTTCGGATATTATTACCAGCGTGCGTTACTGGGTGATTCACAGTATTACTATTCCAGCTTTGTTTATCGCTGGCTGGTTATTCGTTAGTACTGGTCTTGCCTATGATGTATTTGGGACACCCCGACCAAACGAATATTATCCTCAAGAACGGCAAGAGTTGCCAATCGTGAGCGATCGCTTTGAGAGCAGAAAACAGATCGAAGACTTTATAGGAAAGTAA
- a CDS encoding photosynthesis system II assembly factor Ycf48: protein MFSPLKFWQKIVVLVAVVLLCVGCSSVPSTSYNPWEVVTLPTDVNLQDVGFTEDTQHGWLVGNKSALFETKDGGKTWQQKSLDLGDKNFILSSVSFSGQEGWIVGEPSLLLHTNDGGETWSRILLSEKLPGNPNTIVALGQQSAEMTTDVGAIYRTTDGGKNWKAMVQEAVGVLRNVARSEDGKYIAVSAKGNFYSTWEPGQTAWQGHNRNSSRRLQNMGFGKDGRIWMLARGGQVQFTKADNTEEWEEVQNPELSTSWGLLDLAYRTPEEIWVTGGSGNLLYSPDGGKTWQKDRGVESVPSNLYKIVFLSPEKGFIIGQRGILLRYQGQAQSA, encoded by the coding sequence ATGTTTTCACCGTTAAAATTTTGGCAAAAGATTGTTGTCCTCGTAGCAGTCGTCTTGCTGTGCGTCGGCTGTAGTAGCGTTCCCTCTACTAGTTACAATCCTTGGGAGGTAGTTACTTTACCAACGGATGTTAACTTACAAGATGTTGGCTTTACGGAAGACACCCAACATGGCTGGTTAGTGGGGAATAAATCTGCTTTATTTGAAACTAAAGATGGTGGCAAAACCTGGCAGCAGAAGAGTTTGGATTTAGGCGACAAAAACTTTATTCTGTCTTCCGTAAGTTTTTCCGGTCAAGAAGGATGGATTGTTGGCGAACCATCTTTACTGCTACATACAAATGATGGTGGCGAAACTTGGTCGCGGATTCTCTTAAGTGAAAAGCTACCAGGCAACCCAAATACAATCGTGGCGCTGGGGCAACAGTCAGCGGAGATGACTACAGATGTAGGCGCAATTTACCGCACTACTGACGGTGGTAAAAACTGGAAAGCAATGGTACAGGAAGCCGTAGGCGTGCTGCGAAACGTGGCGCGTTCTGAAGATGGTAAGTACATTGCTGTTTCTGCTAAGGGGAATTTCTATTCCACTTGGGAACCAGGTCAAACGGCATGGCAAGGTCATAACCGGAATAGTTCCCGTCGCCTGCAAAATATGGGTTTTGGTAAAGATGGACGCATATGGATGCTGGCACGAGGCGGTCAGGTGCAATTTACTAAGGCAGATAATACAGAAGAATGGGAAGAAGTACAAAATCCAGAGTTATCTACTAGTTGGGGATTGTTAGATTTGGCTTACCGGACACCTGAGGAAATTTGGGTGACTGGTGGTAGCGGCAATCTACTTTACAGTCCAGATGGCGGGAAAACTTGGCAAAAAGACCGAGGCGTAGAATCAGTCCCCTCAAATCTTTACAAGATCGTCTTTCTCTCTCCAGAAAAAGGATTTATTATCGGTCAGCGCGGAATTTTGCTGCGTTATCAAGGTCAGGCACAATCGGCTTAA
- a CDS encoding rubredoxin has protein sequence MSEPAIDTQALDRYECRACGYVYEPDRGDDKHDIAPGIPFAELSSTWRCPVCGARKNAFANIGPVGQASGFKENLGYGLGVNQLTPGQKNILIFGALALAVLFFLSLYGLQ, from the coding sequence ATGAGCGAACCAGCTATTGATACCCAAGCGCTAGACCGCTATGAATGTCGGGCTTGCGGCTATGTGTACGAACCCGATCGCGGCGATGATAAGCACGATATTGCCCCTGGCATACCATTTGCAGAACTATCTTCTACTTGGCGATGTCCTGTTTGTGGAGCGCGTAAAAACGCATTTGCCAATATTGGTCCAGTGGGACAAGCCTCTGGCTTTAAGGAAAATCTCGGCTACGGGCTTGGCGTAAATCAGCTCACTCCAGGTCAGAAGAACATTTTGATTTTCGGTGCATTAGCGCTAGCCGTCTTGTTTTTTCTCAGCCTATATGGGTTACAGTGA
- the ndhC gene encoding photosynthetic/respiratory NAD(P)H-quinone oxidoreductase subunit C, which yields MFVLSGYEYLLGFLLICSLVPALALSASKLLRPSGRSPERRTTYESGMEPIGGAWIQFNIRYYMFALVFVVFDVETVFLYPWAVAFHSLGLLAFIEALIFIAILVVALVYAWRKGALEWS from the coding sequence GTGTTTGTTCTTAGCGGCTACGAGTATTTACTAGGCTTCCTCTTAATCTGTAGTTTAGTTCCAGCGCTTGCCCTTTCTGCATCTAAGCTCCTTCGACCGAGCGGACGCAGCCCAGAACGCCGGACGACATACGAATCAGGCATGGAACCCATCGGCGGAGCCTGGATTCAGTTCAATATCCGCTACTATATGTTTGCGCTGGTCTTCGTGGTCTTTGATGTAGAGACAGTATTTCTCTATCCTTGGGCAGTTGCATTCCACAGCCTCGGTCTTTTGGCTTTTATTGAAGCCCTCATTTTCATTGCAATCTTAGTTGTTGCCCTTGTATATGCATGGCGTAAAGGAGCTTTGGAATGGTCTTAA
- the ndhK gene encoding photosynthetic/respiratory NAD(P)H-quinone oxidoreductase subunit K translates to MVLNIDPAGQKERIINPIERPSVTQELSENVILTTVDDLYNWSRLSSLWPLLFGTACCFIEFAALIGSRFDFDRFGLIPRSSPRQADLIITAGTITMKMAPQLVRLYEQMPNPKYVIAMGACTITGGMFSVDSPTAVRGVDKLIPVDVYLPGCPPRPEAIIDAIIKLRKKIANESMQERTPIKQTHRYYSTTHSMKVVPPISDGKYLQVATRQAPPKELTEAIGMPIPPALQSAAKKEEVNRG, encoded by the coding sequence ATGGTCTTAAATATCGATCCAGCCGGACAAAAAGAACGTATCATTAACCCAATCGAGCGCCCCTCAGTTACTCAAGAACTATCTGAGAACGTCATTCTCACTACAGTTGACGATCTCTATAACTGGTCTAGACTCTCTAGTTTGTGGCCCCTGTTGTTCGGTACGGCTTGTTGCTTTATCGAATTTGCGGCTTTGATTGGCTCGCGGTTTGACTTCGATCGCTTCGGACTCATCCCCCGTTCTAGCCCCCGTCAGGCTGACTTAATCATCACCGCTGGCACGATCACGATGAAGATGGCTCCACAACTGGTGCGGCTTTACGAGCAAATGCCAAACCCCAAGTATGTAATTGCTATGGGAGCTTGTACCATCACTGGTGGAATGTTTAGCGTAGATTCGCCAACAGCCGTGCGGGGTGTCGATAAATTGATTCCCGTCGATGTTTACTTACCTGGTTGTCCTCCCCGTCCCGAAGCCATCATCGATGCCATCATTAAGTTACGCAAGAAAATTGCGAACGAGTCGATGCAAGAGCGGACTCCGATTAAACAAACGCACCGCTATTACAGTACGACTCACAGCATGAAGGTTGTACCACCTATCAGCGATGGTAAATATCTACAGGTTGCTACACGGCAAGCGCCACCGAAGGAGCTGACAGAGGCAATTGGTATGCCCATACCACCAGCCCTACAATCAGCTGCCAAAAAAGAGGAGGTGAACCGTGGCTGA
- a CDS encoding NAD(P)H-quinone oxidoreductase subunit J: MKEETKPVPAEETKIVEAGKTSKWLKENGFDHEVMEPDHLGVEIIKVDRNFLLPIATALYAYGFNYLQCQCGYDAGPGQDLVSMYHLIKLSDNADRPEEVRIKVFLPREDPRVPSVYWIWKAVDWQERESYDMFGIVYEGHPNLKRLLMPEDWVGFPLRKDYVSPDFYELQDAF; the protein is encoded by the coding sequence ATCAAAGAAGAGACTAAACCCGTACCTGCTGAAGAAACAAAAATTGTCGAAGCGGGAAAGACTTCTAAGTGGCTGAAGGAAAATGGCTTCGATCATGAAGTTATGGAGCCAGACCACTTAGGAGTGGAGATTATCAAAGTCGATCGCAATTTCCTCTTGCCGATCGCCACAGCGCTCTATGCTTACGGTTTTAACTATCTTCAGTGTCAGTGCGGCTACGATGCAGGTCCAGGGCAAGATTTAGTCAGCATGTATCATTTAATCAAACTAAGCGATAATGCTGACAGACCAGAGGAAGTGCGGATTAAAGTTTTTCTGCCTAGAGAAGACCCCCGCGTACCTTCGGTTTACTGGATTTGGAAAGCAGTAGACTGGCAAGAACGAGAATCCTACGATATGTTTGGCATTGTCTATGAAGGACATCCAAATTTGAAACGGCTGCTCATGCCTGAAGATTGGGTTGGTTTTCCCTTACGTAAAGATTACGTTTCCCCCGACTTCTACGAATTGCAGGATGCTTTTTAA
- a CDS encoding GNAT family N-acetyltransferase produces MQAIYKDFLIRDWQTSDRDLAAAVIGAVLAEYGLGWEPVGADRDVLEIENYYLATSGEFWVVEFQSQIVGTAGYYPFRRGEKAVEIRKMYLLPPARRLGLGKFLLQELEKAIAAKGFQQIWIETASVLVEAIQLYESSGYQPATGVETARCDRIYVKNL; encoded by the coding sequence ATGCAAGCTATTTATAAAGATTTTCTGATTCGAGACTGGCAAACGAGCGATCGCGATTTGGCGGCGGCGGTTATTGGTGCTGTGTTGGCAGAATATGGTTTAGGGTGGGAACCTGTAGGTGCTGACCGAGATGTATTGGAGATCGAAAATTATTATTTAGCCACTAGTGGGGAGTTTTGGGTAGTTGAATTCCAAAGTCAAATAGTGGGAACGGCTGGCTACTATCCCTTTCGTCGTGGTGAGAAAGCTGTAGAAATTAGAAAAATGTATTTATTACCCCCAGCGAGAAGGTTGGGTTTGGGGAAATTTTTATTACAAGAATTAGAAAAAGCGATCGCAGCGAAGGGATTTCAGCAAATATGGATTGAAACTGCTAGCGTTCTTGTAGAAGCCATTCAACTATACGAAAGCAGCGGCTATCAACCTGCAACAGGGGTAGAAACAGCACGCTGCGATCGAATTTATGTCAAAAATTTGTAG
- a CDS encoding tRNA-(ms[2]io[6]A)-hydroxylase, producing the protein MNVADLTVAKINALVVPTTEDWVRQAIANLDTILLDHSQCERKAAGVALNLIFRYPSSQKLVRSLTAIAREELEHFEQVNQWLERRGIPLAPLAPPPYGAGLKAQIRVKEPERMLDSLLVSGLIEARSHERLGLLATHCPEPELAKFYRGLMASEARHFGTYWILADTYFDRAVFTQRLEELAVVESQLLSTLHPQPRIHS; encoded by the coding sequence ATGAATGTAGCCGATTTAACAGTCGCCAAAATTAACGCTCTAGTCGTTCCGACCACTGAGGATTGGGTACGACAAGCGATCGCTAACTTGGATACCATCTTATTGGATCATTCCCAATGCGAGCGCAAAGCAGCTGGGGTAGCTCTAAATTTAATATTTCGTTACCCTTCGAGCCAAAAATTAGTCCGATCGCTAACGGCGATCGCGAGGGAAGAATTGGAACACTTCGAGCAGGTGAACCAATGGTTAGAACGACGAGGAATTCCTCTAGCACCTTTAGCACCACCTCCTTACGGCGCGGGTTTAAAAGCGCAAATCCGTGTCAAAGAGCCAGAACGGATGTTGGATTCTTTGCTCGTCTCTGGTTTGATTGAAGCTCGCAGTCACGAACGGTTAGGGCTTTTAGCCACCCATTGCCCAGAACCAGAGCTAGCTAAATTTTATCGCGGTTTGATGGCTTCGGAGGCTAGACATTTTGGGACGTATTGGATTTTGGCAGATACTTATTTCGATCGCGCTGTGTTCACCCAAAGGCTAGAAGAATTAGCTGTAGTGGAAAGTCAGTTATTATCAACTTTACATCCTCAACCGAGGATACATAGTTAG
- a CDS encoding metallophosphoesterase family protein, with the protein MSAAHQRRIIIGDVHGHYDGLMILLEAIAPGAADEVYFLGDLIDRGPQSAQVVDFVKQSPYYCLLGNHEQMLLDVLTKRASNQIRQAWLYSGGYETLSSYKTATIPRDHIEWLQTLPTHLDLGDIWLAHAGLDPRLPLAEQSVEQFCWVRQEFHSMKQPFFADKLIIVGHTITFTLPGVRPGELAQGQGWLDIDTGAYHPRSGWLTAVDINNQIVYQVDVYDKLVRTLPLSEAAIHINPAQVLARL; encoded by the coding sequence ATGAGCGCAGCGCACCAACGTCGCATTATTATCGGTGATGTGCACGGTCACTATGACGGACTGATGATTTTGCTTGAGGCGATCGCCCCTGGCGCAGCCGATGAAGTTTATTTCTTGGGAGACTTAATCGATCGCGGACCGCAAAGCGCACAAGTTGTTGATTTTGTCAAGCAAAGTCCTTACTATTGCTTGCTTGGCAATCACGAACAAATGCTGTTAGATGTGTTGACTAAACGCGCATCCAATCAAATTCGCCAAGCTTGGCTTTACAGTGGTGGATATGAGACTTTAAGCAGTTACAAAACAGCCACTATTCCTCGCGATCATATCGAATGGCTGCAAACCTTGCCTACTCATCTTGACTTAGGCGATATTTGGTTAGCTCATGCTGGACTCGATCCTAGACTTCCCTTGGCAGAGCAGTCAGTCGAGCAATTTTGTTGGGTGCGACAGGAATTCCACAGCATGAAACAGCCTTTCTTTGCAGACAAACTCATTATCGTCGGTCATACAATCACGTTTACCCTACCAGGAGTACGCCCTGGAGAACTCGCCCAAGGACAAGGCTGGTTGGATATCGATACTGGTGCTTATCACCCCAGAAGCGGTTGGCTCACAGCAGTTGATATCAACAATCAGATTGTCTATCAAGTCGATGTTTACGATAAGCTAGTTCGGACATTGCCCCTGTCGGAAGCAGCAATCCATATCAATCCCGCTCAGGTGTTAGCAAGATTGTAG